One Mycolicibacterium parafortuitum DNA segment encodes these proteins:
- a CDS encoding peptidase, with protein MTVIAGAVTGISAAHAQTGIPLGGGSGLVVNGETLCTLTAIGTDNRGNLIGFTSAHCGGPGAVVAAEAAQNAGVVGEMVAGNDMLDYAVIKFDPTKVVPVNEVNGFRIDGLGPDPAFGDVACKLGRTTGYSCGVTWGPGQEPGTILNQVCGGPGDSGGPVTVNNRLVGMLHGAFSEDLPTCVVKFIPLHTPAVTMSFNTQLADIVAKNRPGSGFVPVGSR; from the coding sequence CTGACCGTCATCGCGGGTGCGGTCACCGGCATCTCCGCCGCGCACGCACAGACCGGGATCCCGCTCGGCGGCGGGTCGGGCCTGGTCGTCAACGGTGAGACATTGTGCACGCTGACCGCGATCGGCACCGACAACCGGGGCAATCTCATCGGCTTCACGTCCGCGCACTGCGGCGGACCCGGTGCCGTGGTCGCCGCCGAAGCCGCCCAGAACGCCGGCGTCGTCGGCGAGATGGTGGCGGGCAACGACATGCTCGACTACGCGGTGATCAAGTTCGATCCCACCAAGGTGGTGCCCGTCAACGAGGTCAACGGCTTCCGTATCGACGGGCTCGGCCCCGACCCGGCGTTCGGTGATGTGGCGTGCAAGCTGGGCCGCACCACCGGCTACTCGTGCGGCGTCACCTGGGGTCCAGGCCAGGAGCCGGGCACCATCCTCAACCAGGTGTGCGGAGGTCCGGGCGACTCGGGTGGCCCGGTCACCGTCAACAACCGACTGGTCGGCATGCTGCACGGCGCCTTCTCCGAGGACCTGCCGACGTGCGTCGTGAAGTTCATCCCGCTGCACACCCCTGCGGTGACGATGTCGTTCAACACCCAGCTGGCCGACATCGTCGCCAAGAACCGACCGGGAAGCGGATTCGTCCCGGTCGGCTCCCGCTGA